From the genome of Nasonia vitripennis strain AsymCx chromosome 1, Nvit_psr_1.1, whole genome shotgun sequence, one region includes:
- the LOC100121005 gene encoding uncharacterized protein LOC100121005 isoform X1 produces MSNSFDNCLTNPGDVTIEPVSKGDTVQPSEEAQPDGKEVGSQEIMDGRQTSNEDCSEDSNGDRSENGRRKKAVEPMRTDEIEEIRTEGSADDMDLDDTIDSHIGVRMESERQHIRSLPSDDNEEEEEEDEDIGIDSVNILDTLPLEGAPIEGQEVSESDLLGKIDDDEDDEKSLSRSGEEDSMDGNGKRRIEHDSDLDPAKKKQKKDDGTEAPNDMESKSDKKMSNMRRNIREVMDETQLDEATISAQRQEMERLRRVQEQQRIIREVQRRQTNRGTSLLRSNQNLEDSEEARLPNTVMLKVNSSAAAGGQASVGQQAGVVPRRPMAESSRYQRGGRGGYQGAQTSISRVPPKNNAAPTVQQRIRMMTPSVSISPVVPKKEPIEHLEYYTDSDLSDVDPDAEDSIIHEKQIQQARKLSGSLSGQKQAKGKDVVTISSSSESSDDDCIVLSDPSEVEETDNEDDPSNSGMHTNDRYNIPDEQGRVLVNVGHPDDEPDVFLAPQVARIIKPHQIGGIRFLYDNIVESIERFKTSSGFGCILAHSMGLGKTLQVASFCDIFFRCTTSKTVLCIMPINTLQNWLAEFNMWLPYEDPNKPKIEEKPAIKEESNQSDVSYMSKPGSEHDSASQHHPPGIMPENNPYAHHGYNPNLVPPYGPPGSMYDPRYGPTYAGAGGYPIKTEPTCHPQQMNQGMNPYGVDNRGMPQYSGYPPNMQHPSGIQHPPGMQHPSGVQHPPGMQHPGYLGMDPNMHSSMNPHGASQMYPGYGVNPNMPYPNYGGQQQPLRPVGQEIKKENNLPPEQGANGCNQLNVKTEIKEELKKDSEEPKKENTNEKKEETVKTPFSVDASPDVEIRPRHFSLHILNDSHKTMAARARVIREWQKVGGVLLIGYELYRQLSLKKPNKAKRKRGQPQPFKDPLVDVEEEDKNKPLLDEMHSALVNPGPDLVICDEGHRIKNSHASISLALKQMRTKRRIVLTGYPLQNNLLEYWCMVDFVRPNYLGTKSEFCNMFERPIQNGQCIDSTPQDIRLMRYRAHVLHALLEGFVQRRSHSVLQVSLPRKEEYILLVRMTPHQRKLYDTFMNQVVKTRAVPNPLKAFAVCCKIWNHPDILYHFLKKKQANEEDDLDLEETIGDKAPGATGAKRATKPRASKGESKKGKKVNAKNKPAASVQPNSTSMSNENPEADPQKPQQQQQQGFSNFNPPALPAPVANAPGFPHTNAQNNYQQQQQQQQPQQQQTQQHTGYQNYRPDDCTPNYHGGEYNDYYANQNHKYPQTGNQNYPSYSQNSNYSDNNQAQPHQQQPQHQQPPQHQQPPQHQQPPQHQQPPQHQQQPPQHQQQPPQHQQQPPQHQQQPPQHQQQPPQHQQQPPQHQQQPPQLQQQPPQHQQQPSQHQQQPPQHQQQPPQHQQQPPQHQQQPPQLQQQPPQHQQQPQHQQYQAQQNYNMTANDSTAGAGSLGQRFSGPSPTGISPTSNAPNFRPDQSQAIAGATGSFPRQNYPYQERDRNYPGNMNQGQNYQPMSNQQQQSQQQSNFQTQNQVNQASNQTGMTDYSSYPQQNQTQGYNTTAQPMQNNAMNYPATGQQAPSNETMPSATQGYMNNHQQNANGFPQSQQLQNSSMPSSTHQPYPSQAAQQPNSQSAPTMPNQQHGYPVNQAGTSNPMEVSPGMGYNQNQQQQQPPSTQQQLSPVQQQQQQQQSQHGYQANIPQNQIKGYQNVPESQTSGYGITNQQSQQHGYPNEPQPHQQPQQQYHNQQLQNPSYPSGNQAQQQPQHQQQLQPPQQHQQHGYNQHTSGFTLTQQQQQVPSAPMTYPPSLSAPTTPTNQVPMSYPPNAQQSQPASHAQNQSMTYPPNPQSRNKVVDPNEQQQQQQHGYSQNTQNLGGSYSVTPTKPQSYPSTTAQTPTTGQIPNSQQQPAQGQEQYWQRNYENDSYYNDPNANQYQNNQYSQSNIAASGNYQVNQQNQQGQQTQQNPQNQYQNYPANNMPDQKPPQQMVPGQHIQNPVQANNPNAPHGAQNQALPQTNNVPPAPYNNSVNPTPAVPNTMHNNQGAGESVLPTKEEEKEKDETAEKDNSIEKDKEKDDKSDDEIILKDETDKEKNSPGIIAAMGNIKDDPGIPYDWAYELMKGYVPGMIDASAKMSIFFCILEEAIRLSDRVLAFSQSLFTLNLIEDFLARNPFKYADGQTESWAKNVNYYRLDGSTSALEREKLINEFNVNPKVHLFLVSTRAGSLGINLVGANRAIVFDASWNPCHDTQAVCRVYRYGQQKNCYVYRLVTDNCLERKIYDRQISKQGMADRVVDQCNPDAHLSLKEATTLSWDWEEDSQVQDFSDAKDKYPDEVMHILLDKHSSLLTKQPFHHESLLVDRKDKKLSQAEKRLARRGYELEKMAANCSRPSYNYVPGNTAARVSVQSGSLQIRQIRGDGSGPASKPVASVRPMQQRGADGLNARNPSGSRWIPAEVWQRQGMSAQEMTLPLDVVIPTNSPDKGSIVLKAGQKVMVLKSPKGIYMQLESGKIIAIRTALKINQQKKDEEPQKKSVAPLPQRNTNNKEIGFPLRNNAAISIIPKSSTSNTQTQQNRSLVKTGVNYRPFGEKEVAKRTKPVATAAAKPYSSQINANQVSLSRINKQKQDNSNDFASMGENSNSSDGQRVRSEQRVEEVRIEDVVNESGSNSEYSPSSRRSNSDTDTNMPRPMMENKMTPNFPIHSSSARSQGIRTPQDRDMYMIDPKVNAQKKFEMNRPGFPKNKKADGSDEIIIEDPSQHQHPQHQHSQHQHLHQHHPHPVQQQHHPHQHQPVHQPIPQHPQPTRAQPRPISQHSGGVPRVTSDIILSGGKNHNNPGSNLNLTSPPVTPSPTISAPSRSKPTSVEATGHREPPISSDPTHGLTQGYQYAQFPIYYDYADPRSRPLTDPYGSYFSPAPPPHTATNLPRATPETSPAPQPPPAPVQHSKPAHAEETPKPSNESPSTAYSRVNAMPSKNSHASEVPETPAAKSIEPSHASHPSSANASSTPTPVRDDPHVPTAFSHPSSVRPAYPPGPYPPTPYDPYSQHYPPAPASSAAYSAGAAPGYPAYGGPSYNADYARMYSAFHGPPPPAADPYLQRSYAPPPASHPSNYYPPFPHPPPPPYPNYSFLPPYPNPNVPAEPQPPTQ; encoded by the exons ATGTCCAATAGCTTTGATAATTGCTTGACAAACCCTGGAGATGTTACCATAGAGCCAGTCTCGAAGGGAGACACTGTCCAACCTTCCGAGGAAGCTCAGCCGGATGGTAAGGAAGTAGGGTCTCAAGAAATAATGGATGGTCGCCAGACCAGCAATGAAGACTGTTCTGAGGATTCTAATGGGGATAGGTCTGAGAATGGAAGGAGAAAGAAGGCTGTGGAACCTATGAGAACTGACGAGATTGAGGAAATCAGAACTGAAGGCTCGGCAGACGACATGGATTTGGACGACACTATTGACTCGCACATAGGAGTTAGGATGGAGTCTGAGAGGCAGCACATACGCTCTCTTCCATCGGATGataatgaagaagaagaggaggaggatgaAGACATAGGGATAGATTCAGTTAATATACTAGACACATTACCTTTAGAAG GTGCACCCATAGAAGGCCAGGAAGTCTCAGAGTCAGATCTCCTTGGCAAGATCGACGatgacgaggacgacgagaaATCCTTGTCCCGCTCGGGCGAGGAGGACAGCATGGACGGCAACGGTAAACGGCGAATAGAGCACGACAGCGATCTGGACCCAGCcaagaagaagcagaaaaaaGATGACGGTACCGAGGCCCCCAACGATATGGAGTCCAAGAGCGACAAGAAGATGTCGAATATGAGGCGGAACATCCGAGAGGTGATGGACGAGACGCAACTGGACGAGGCGACGATTTCAGCTCAGCGCCAGGAGATGGAACGGTTAAGGCGCGTTCAGGAGCAACAGAGGATCATTAGAGAGGTACAGCGGCGACAGACTAACAGAGGCACTAGCCTCCTGCGAAGCAATCAAAATTTAGAAGATTCAGAAGAG GCTCGCTTGCCCAACACCGTGATGCTGAAGGTAAACTCCAGCGCAGCAGCAGGTGGTCAGGCATCGGTCGGTCAGCAAGCTGGAGTCGTCCCACGCCGTCCTATGGCCGAGAGCTCGCGTTATCAACGAGGAGGTCGCGGTGGATATCAAGGCGCTCAGACTTCCATCTCTCGTGTTCCACCCAAAAACAATGCAGCACCGACTGTGCAGCAGCGGATACGTATGATGACGCCGTCGGTGAGCATTTCGCCGGTGGTGCCGAAGAAGGAGCCGATCGAGCACCTCGAGTACTACACAGACTCGGATCTGTCGGACGTTGATCCCGACGCCGAAGATTCTATTATTCACGAGAAACAAATACAGCAAGCGAGAAAACTGTCGGGCAGCTTGAGTGGACAGAAGCAGGCAAAGGGCAAGGATGTTGTTACGATATCAAGTTCCAGTGAGAGTTCGGATGATGACTGTATCGTCCTGAGCGATCCTAGTGAAGTTGAGGAGACTGACAACGAAGATGACCCTAGCAACTCGGGTATGCACACGAACGATCGGTACAACATTCCGGATGAACAGGGCAGAGTATTag TAAACGTAGGCCATCCCGATGACGAGCCTGATGTTTTCCTGGCGCCGCAGGTCGCCCGTATCATCAAACCTCACCAGATCGGTGGCATTCGCTTCCTTTACGACAACATCGTTGAAAGCATTGAGAGGTTCAAAACGAGTTCTGGCTTCGGTTGTATTCTCGCTCACAGTATGGGTTTGGGCAAGACACTTCAGGTCGCCAGTTTTTGCGATATATTCTTTCGTTGCACGACCTCAAAAACCGTACTTTGCATTATGCCGATCAACACGCTGCAGAACTGGCTAGCCGAGTTTAACATGTGGCTGCCTTACGAAGATCCTAACAAGCCTAAGATCGAGGAAAAGCCTGCTATAAAAGAAGAGAGTAATCAGAGCGATGTGTCGTACATGTCGAAACCCGGGTCTGAGCATGATTCAGCCAGTCAGCATCATCCTCCAGGGATCATGCCTGAGAACAATCCGTATGCACATCATGGCTACAATCCGAATTTAGTTCCTCCTTATGGACCTCCTGGTTCTATGTACGACCCGAGATACGGCCCCACGTATGCAGGAGCTGGAGGTTATCCTATCAAGACCGAACCAACTTGCCACCCGCAGCAAATGAATCAAGGGATGAATCCTTACGGCGTGGACAATCGGGGAATGCCACAGTACTCAGGATATCCACCGAATATGCAGCATCCGTCCGGTATACAACATCCTCCTGGTATGCAGCATCCGTCCGGCGTACAGCATCCTCCTGGTATGCAGCATCCAGGATATCTTGGCATGGATCCTAACATGCATTCCAGTATGAATCCTCACGGTGCCTCGCAGATGTATCCAGGATACGGTGTGAATCCTAATATGCCCTATCCAAATTATGGGGGACAACAGCAGCCACTGAGACCTGTCGGgcaagaaattaaaaaagagaACAATTTACCACCTGAGCAAGGAGCAAACGGCTGCAACCAATTGAACGTAAAGACAGAGATCAAAGAGGAGCTAAAGAAGGATTCAGAGGAACCGAAGAAAGAAAACAcaaacgagaaaaaagaggagacCGTTAAGACACCCTTTAGCGTCGATGCTTCTCCTGATGTAGAAATACGCCCGAGACATTTCAGTCTTCATATTCTAAACGATTCTCATAAAACTATGGCGGCTAGAGCACGCGTCATCCGCGAATGGCAAAAAGTAGGCGGAGTACTTCTCATTGGATATGAGCTTTACAGGCAGCTTTCTCTGAAGAAACCGAATAAGGCCAAGCGAAAACGTGGTCAGCCTCAGCCGTTTAAAGATCCATTGGTTGACgttgaagaagaagacaaGAATAAACCTCTTTTGGATGAGATGCATTCTGCACTAGTAAATCCTGGACCAGATCTGGTAATCTGTGACGAGGGTCATCGCATAAAAAATTCTCATGCAAGTATTAGTTTGGCTTTGAAGCAGATGCGCACTAAGCGACGTATCGTATTGACTGGATACCCGCTGCAGAATAATCTGCTGGAGTATTGGTGCATGGTGGACTTTGTTCGTCCAAATTATTTAGGTACAAAAAGTGAGTTCTGTAACATGTTTGAACGTCCAATCCAGAATGGTCAGTGTATAGATTCGACCCCTCAGGACATAAGACTGATGCGATACCGGGCTCACGTGCTTCACGCGCTACTCGAGGGTTTCGTACAGCGACGATCTCACTCTGTGCTTCAGGTGTCTTTGCCCCGAAAAGAGGAGTATATTTTACTTGTCCGCATGACGCCGCATCAGCGGAAACTCTATGACACCTTCATGAACCAGGTAGTGAAGACTCGTGCAGTTCCCAACCCGCTAAAGGCTTTTGCTGTCTGCTGTAAAATCTGGAATCATCCGGATATACTCTATCATTTCTTAAAGAAAAAACAGGCTAATGAAGAAGATGATCTGGATTTGGAGGAAACCATAGGCGATAAGGCGCCCGGAGCTACTGGAGCGAAACGTGCTACTAAACCGAGAGCATCAAAGGGGGAGTCTAAGAAAGGTAAAAAAGTTAATGCAAAGAACAAACCAGCGGCTAGTGTGCAACCGAATTCGACAAGCATGTCCAATGAGAATCCAGAAGCAGATCCACAAAAGccacaacaacagcagcaacaaggATTTTCGAACTTCAATCCTCCAGCGCTGCCAGCCCCAGTGGCTAATGCTCCTGGATTTCCTCATACAAATGCACAAAATAAttatcagcagcagcagcagcaacaacaaccaCAGCAACAGCAAACGCAGCAGCATACTGGATATCAAAACTATCGCCCAGACGATTGCACGCCTAACTATCACGGTGGCGAATACAATGACTATTATGCCAACCAAAATCATAAGTATCCGCAAACTGGAAACCAGAATTATCCATCTTACTCACAGAATTCTAACTATTCTGATAACAATCAAGCGCAGCCACATCAACAGCAACCGCAGCACCAACAGCCACCACAGCACCAACAGCCACCACAGCACCAACAGCCACCTCAGCATCAACAGCCACCACAGCATCAACAGCAGCCGCCACAGCATCAACAGCAGCCGCCACAGCATCAACAGCAGCCGCCACAGCATCAACAGCAGCCGCCACAGCATCAACAGCAGCCGCCACAGCATCAACAGCAGCCGCCACAGCATCAACAGCAGCCGCCACAGCTTCAACAGCAGCCGCCACAGCATCAACAGCAGCCGTCACAGCATCAACAGCAGCCGCCACAGCATCAACAGCAGCCGCCACAGCATCAACAGCAGCCGCCACAGCATCAACAGCAGCCGCCACAGCTTCAACAGCAGCCGCCACAGCATCAACAGCAGCCGCAACATCAACAGTACCAAGCCCAGCAAAATTATAACATGACGGCAAACGATTCCACAGCAGGTGCTGGGAGCCTTGGGCAAAGATTTTCAGGACCTTCGCCTACAGGGATAAGTCCAACTTCTAATGCACCTAACTTCCGACCGGACCAGAGCCAAGCAATAGCCGGTGCTACTGGTAGTTTTCCACGTCAAAATTATCCGTACCAGGAACGTGACAGAAACTACCCTGGAAACATGAATCAGGGACAAAATTACCAGCCGATGTcgaaccagcagcagcaatcaCAACAGCAGTCCAACTTTCAGACTCAGAATCAAGTAAATCAAGCTTCTAATCAAACTGGAATGACTGACTACAGCTCGTATCCCCAGCAGAACCAAACTCAAGGTTACAACACAACTGCTCAACCGATGCAAAATAATGCGATGAATTAtccagctactggacaacaaGCTCCTTCAAATGAGACTATGCCAAGTGCTACGCAAGGATATATGAACAATCATCAGCAAAATGCCAACGGTTTTCCGCAGAGTCAACAATTGCAGAACTCTTCAATGCCCAGTTCAACGCATCAACCATATCCAAGTCAAGCTGCTCAACAGCCCAATTCACAGAGCGCTCCAACAATGCCAAATCAACAGCATGGATATCCAGTTAATCAAGCTGGCACGTCAAATCCGATGGAAGTCTCACCAGGTATGGGATACAACCAGaatcagcaacagcagcagccaccgTCTACTCAGCAGCAGCTGTCACCTGttcagcaacagcagcagcaacaacagtcGCAGCATGGCTATCAGGCTAATATTCCTCAAAATCAGATAAAGGGATACCAGAATGTGCCAGAGAGCCAAACTTCAGGTTATGGAATCACCAATCAGCAGAGCCAGCAACATGGATACCCTAATGAGCCGCAGCCGCATcaacagccgcagcagcagtatCATAATCAACAACTGCAGAACCCTAGCTATCCCTCAGGCAATCAAGCACAGCAGCAACCGCAacaccagcagcagcttcaGCCGCCACAACAGCATCAGCAACATGGGTACAATCAACACACTTCTGGATTCACACTAACCCAACAG CAACAGCAAGTTCCATCGGCCCCCATGACATACCCGCCTAGTCTGTCTGCTCCGACAACGCCGACTAATCAAGTGCCGATGAGTTACCCGCCTAATGCTCAGCAGAGTCAACCAGCTTCTCATGCACAAAATCAGTCTATGACTTATCCTCCAAATCCGCAGTCTCGGAACAAGGTTGTGGATCCAaacgagcagcagcaacagcaacagcacgGATATTCTCAAAACACGCAGAATCTTGGTGGCAGTTATTCGGTGACGCCTACCAAACCTCAGTCCTATCCGTCCACGACTGCTCAAACGCCCACGACTGGCCAGATTCCAAACAGTCAACAACAACCTGCTCAGGGCCAGGAACAGTATTGGCAGAGAAACTATGAGAATGATTCGTATTATAATGATCCGAACGCCAATCAGTATCAAAATAATCAGTATAGCCAAAGCAACATTGCTGCATCTGGAAATTATCAAGTGAATCAGCAAAATCAGCAGGGTCAACAGACCCAACAGAATCCACAAAATCAGTATCAAAACTATCCGGCGAATAATATGCCCGATCAAAAACCGCCACAGCAAATGGTGCCTGGTCAGCATATCCAGAATCCTGTTCAGGCTAATAATCCTAATGCACCTCATGGTGCCCAAAATCAAGCCCTTCCACAAACAAATAACGTACCGCCAGCGCCGTACAACAACTCAGTGAATCCGACGCCAGCTGTTCCCAATACTATGCATAATAATCAAGGCGCTGGAGAAAGTGTATTACCAACCAAGGAAGAAGAAAAGGAGAAAGACGAAACTGCGGAAAAAGATAATTCAATAGAGAAAGATAAGGAAAAGGATGACAAATCTGAcgatgaaataattttaaaagacGAAACGGACAAAGAGAAAAACTCGCCTGGAATTATCGCAGCAATGGGCAACATTAAAGATGATCCTGGTATTCCGTACGATTGGGCTTACGAACTCATGAAAGGCTACGTGCCAGGTATGATTGACGCTTCTGCAAAGATGAGCATCTTCTTCTGTATACTCGAAGAAGCTATTCGACTAAGCGATCGCGTTCTCGCTTTTTCCCAATCCCTTTTCACGCTGAATCTTATAGAGGACTTTTTAGCGAGAAACCCTTTTAAGTATGCCGACGGGCAGACTGAATCATGGgcaaaaaatgtaaattactACAGACTGGATGGAAGTACTAGTGCGCTCGAGCGCGAGAAGCTCATCAACGAGTTCAACGTAAATCCAAAGGTGCACCTGTTCCTCGTATCTACCCGCGCTGGTTCACTGGGTATCAATTTAGTGGGAGCAAACCGAGCCATTGTATTCGATGCCTCTTGGAACCCTTGCCATGATACCCAGGCGGTTTGCCGAGTTTATCGGTACGGTCAGCAGAAAAATTGCTACGTGTACCGTTTGGTCACTGATAACTGTTTGGAAAGAAAGATCTATGACAGGCAGATCAGTAAGCAGGGTATGGCCGATCGAGTAGTGGATCAGTGTAACCCTGACGCACATTTATCTCTTAAGGAAGCAACGACGCTTTCATGGGACTGGGAAGAAGACAGTCAGGTGCAGGACTTCTCCGATGCAAAGGATAAGTACCCAGATGAAGTCATGCACATACTGCTGGATAAGCACTCGTCGCTACTTACGAAGCAACCGTTTCACCATGAGAGTTTACTTGTCGATCGTAAAGATAAGAAGCTCAGCCAGGCAGAGAAGAGACTAGCTAGAAGAGGTTACGAGCTCGAGAAAATGGCTGCTAATTGCTCGAGACCGAGTTATAACTACGTGCCAGGAAATACTGCGGCTAGAG TTTCTGTACAATCAGGAAGCCTCCAGATTAGACAAATTCGTGGAGATGGAAGCGGACCAGCATCCAAACCTGTCGCTTCGGTGAGGCCCATGCAGCAACGTGGTGCTGATGGCCTAAACGCTCGCAATCCAAGTGGCAGCAGGTGGATCCCTGCTGAAGTATGGCAGAGACAGGGCATGAGCGCGCAGGAAATGACTCTGCCGTTAGATGTGGTGATTCCTACAAATTCACCTGATAAAGGCAGTATCGTTTTGAAGGCCGGCCAAAAAGTCATGGTGCTAAAGAGTCCCAAAGGTATTTACATGCAGCTGGAGTCTGGTAAGATTATTGCTATCAGGACTGCTCTGAAGATCAACCAACAGAAGAAAGACGAGGAACCGCAAAAGAAGA gTGTAGCCCCATTACCGCAGAGAAATACTAACAACAAAGAGATCGGCTTTCCATTACGCAACAACGCTGCAATCTCTATAATACCCAAATCATCAACATCCAACACTCAGACCCAGCAAAATCGTTCGTTAGTCAAAACCGGCGTTAACTACCGGCCATTTGGAGAGAAGGAAGTTGCGAAACGAACCAAGCCAGTGGCAACCGCAGCTGCAAAACCCTACTCAAGTCAAATCAATGCGAATCAAGTATCGCTCTCTAggataaataaacaaaaacaagaCAACTCGAACGATTTTGCCTCAATGGGTGAAAACTCGAACTCATCAGACGGCCAAAGGGTGCGCTCTGAGCAGAGAGTTGAGGAGGTGCGCATCGAGGATGTGGTAAACGAATCCGGTTCCAACTCTGAGTACAGCCCATCCAGTCGCCGATCAAACTCAGATACGGATACAAATATGCCAAGGCCGATGATGGAGAATAAAATGACTCCGAATTTTCCTATTCATTCGTCTTCAGCCAGGTCTCAGGGTATAAGGACACCCCAGGATCGCGATATGTACATGATCGATCCGAAAGTAAACGCACAGAAGAAATTCGAAATGAACAGACCCGGTTTTCCAAAGAACAAAAAGGCGGATGGTAGTGATGAAATCATTATCGAGGATCCGTCACAGCACCAGCATCCGCAACATCAGCATTCGCAACATCAACATTTGCACCAACATCATCCTCATCCTGTTCAACAGCAACATCATCCGCACCAACATCAGCCGGTCCATCAGCCGATTCCGCAACATCCACAACCGACTCGAGCGCAACCTCGTCCAATATCGCAACATAGCGGTGGCGTTCCGCGAGTAACATCTGACATTATCTTGAGCGGTGGTAAAAATCACAATAATCCTGGCAGCAATCTTAATCTCACGTCGCCACCCGTGACGCCGTCGCCAACAATCTCCGCACCATCCAGATCGAAGCCTACATCCGTTGAAGCCACTGGACATCGCGAGCCGCCAATCTCCAGTGATCCAACACACGGATTGACTCAGGGTTATCAATACGCGCAGTTTCCAATATATTACGACTACGCAGATCCGAGATCAAGGCCTCTCACTGATCCGTACGGCTCATATTTTTCACCTGCACCACCTCCTCATACAGCGACAAATTTGCCTCGAGCAACCCCAGAGACAAGTCCAGCACCTCAACCGCCGCCAGCTCCAGTCCAACATTCGAAACCAGCGCACGCAGAAGAGACGCCAAAGCCGAGCAACGAATCTCCCTCGACGGCCTATTCGAGAGTCAATGCAATGCCATCGAAGAACAGCCACGCTTCTGAGGTACCCGAGACGCCCGCCGCCAAATCCATCGAACCATCGCATGCGTCTCATCCGAGCAGTGCCAATGCCAGCAGTACACCGACGCCTGTCCGGGACGATCCTCACGTGCCCACGGCTTTCAGTCATCCGTCGAGCGTCAGGCCGGCGTATCCACCGGGACCGTATCCGCCGACACCTTACGACCCGTACTCGCAGCATTATCCACCTGCGCCTGCTAGCTCTGCAGCTTATTCTGCAGGAG cagCACCCGGTTATCCAGCCTACGGGGGCCCTTCGTATAACGCAGATTACGCGCGCATGTATTCGGCCTTCCATGGACCACCGCCACCAGCTGCCGACCCGTACCTGCAGAGGAGCTACGCGCCACCGCCAGCCTCTCATCCCTCAAATTACTATCCACCATTCCCTCACCCACCTCCGCCACCCTATCCCAACTACTCCTTCTTACCACCTTACCCGAACCCTAATGTGCCTGCAGAACCGCAGCCGCCTACGCAATAG